In the genome of Paramisgurnus dabryanus chromosome 18, PD_genome_1.1, whole genome shotgun sequence, one region contains:
- the f2rl1.1 gene encoding proteinase-activated receptor 2: protein MIHKLIWIYALLLLIHVNLSIQIPNGDRGLTGEETVEGVAVTLTGKTVLESKLTRVFFPIVYIVVFCVGLPTNALAIWVFLFRTKKKHPSSIFMVNLALADLMFIIWTPLKIAYHFNGNNWIYGEAMCKVFVGFFYANMYCSAVFIACISVQRYWAVVHPLSQRKNHNKLAVGVSVCVWMVVWLITIPLYLYDQTVKVTNLNILTCHDVTRPSQSLYPSIYFLTMAVVGFLVPSVVCIVSNVHMLRALKTSMADPSIAQKRRKAIVLIITVLVMFLVCFTPSNIMVLVHYSLLLKGEPNNGYGFYISTLCVASLNSCVDPFIYYFISDEFREHVRNTFLCRSERTAQRMRVSFSALKFSKKNNTYSSDTANTQSSSY from the exons ATGATACACAAATTGATCTGGATTTATGCTTTGCTTCTTTTAATTCACGTGAACCTGTCTATTCAAA TCCCTAATGGAGACCGTGGCCTTACTGGTGAGGAAACTGTTGAGGGTGTCGCTGTGACATTGACCGGAAAAACTGTCCTGGAAAGCAAGCTCACCCGCGTCTTCTTCCCAATTGTGTACATTGTCGTCTTCTGTGTGGGCCTGCCAACCAATGCTTTGGCCATCTGGGTCTTTCTCTTCAGGACAAAGAAGAAACACCCCTCGTCCATCTTCATGGTTAACCTCGCGCTGGCGGACCTGATGTTTATTATCTGGACGCCGCTAAAAATCGCCTACCATTTTAATGGGAACAACTGGATCTACGGAGAAGCCATGTGCAAGGTCTTCGTGGGTTTTTTCTATGCTAACATGTACTGTTCCGCCGTTTTTATCGCCTGCATCAGCGTCCAGAGGTACTGGGCCGTAGTGCATCCCCTTTCCCAGCGAAAAAACCATAACAAGTTAGCCGTTGGCGTGTCTGTGTGCGTTTGGATGGTTGTGTGGCTTATAACCATCCCGCTTTATCTTTATGACCAGACCGTAAAGGTCACTAACCTTAACATCCTCACCTGTCATGATGTCACACGCCCCAGCCAATCGCTTTACCCCTCCATCTACTTCCTGACCATGGCGGTTGTGGGATTTTTAGTTCCCAGCGTAGTGTGCATAGTGTCTAACGTACATATGCTTCGTGCCCTCAAGACCTCCATGGCGGATCCATCCATCGCTCAGAAGCGCAGGAAGGCCATCGTTCTCATCATCACAGTACTGGTGATGTTCCTGGTGTGTTTCACGCCCAGCAACATCATGGTCTTGGTGCATTACTCTCTTCTGCTTAAAGGGGAGCCGAACAACGGCTACGGATTCTACATCTCCACCTTGTGTGTGGCCAGCCTTAACAGCTGCGTTGACCcgtttatatattatttcatCTCAGATGAGTTCAGGGAGCACGtcagaaacacatttttatgcCGCAGCGAGCGTACTGCACAGAGGATGCGTGTCTCTTTCAGCGCTCTGaagttctcaaagaaaaacaacacGTACAGTTCAGACACCGCGAACACGCAGAGCAGCTCCTACTGA
- the f2rl1.2 gene encoding coagulation factor II (thrombin) receptor-like 1, tandem duplicate 2, giving the protein MAIAGIFRVLFISAGLLFAAAQQGNMTGNMTGKGRSFLGIQDLNGVYVDQITRDALQSRLMTVFLPIIYIIVFALGLPSNAMAVWVLLFRSKKIHPSAIYMGNLALADLMFVIWTPLKIAYHLKGNNWTFGEGMCKVMVGFFYGNMYCSILFITCLSVQRYWVCAHPLSQQRKNNKLAIILSGCIWVFILVSSTPLYLYQQTANISDLNITTCHDVNVISQKNFIENNAFLDVQKPYYYFMVMATLVFFIPMVVIIVAYILLLRSLGTSGVKGSAGKSRQRAILLIITVLITFLVCFIPSNVMVVVHYALLGNGLTNNGYGFYITTLCLASLNSCMDPFVYYYVSEEFRDHVKNTLLCRSSRTVERMRVSFSSMKYSKKSKSYTSSTANTESSNC; this is encoded by the exons ATGGCTATCGCGGGAATTTTTCGCGTCTTGTTTATTTCCGCTGGTTTGCTCTTCGCGGCCGCTCAGCAAG gtAACATGACAGGTAACATGACAGGCAAAGGACGTAGTTTTTTAGGCATTCAGGATTTAAACGGTGTCTACGTTGACCAGATCACTAGAGATGCACTACAGAGCCGTCTCATGACCGTCTTTCTGCCCATTATCTACATCATTGTCTTTGCTTTGGGGTTACCCAGCAACGCCATGGCGGTATGGGTCTTGCTGTTCCGGTCAAAGAAAATTCACCCCTCTGCCATCTACATGGGCAACCTGGCATTGGCCGACCTTATGTTTGTGATATGGACCCCACTGAAGATTGCCTATCACTTAAAAGGAAACAACTGGACATTCGGCGAAGGCATGTGTAAAGTAATGGTCGGGTTCTTTTACGGCAACATGTACTGTTCTATTCTCTTCATCACTTGTTTGAGCGTGCAACGATATTGGGTCTGCGCTCACCCCCTTTCCCAACAgaggaaaaacaacaaactgGCAATCATCCTGTCTGGGTGTATCTGGGTCTTTATTTTAGTCAGCAGTACGCCTTTGTATCTGTACCAGCAGACTGCTAACATCTCAGATCTAAACATCACCACCTGCCATGACGTGAACGTTATCAGCCAAAAGAACTTCATTGAGAACAATGCGTTCCTGGATGTCCAAAAGCCCTACTACTACTTCATGGTGATGGCAACTCTGGTGTTCTTTATACCGATGGTGGTCATAATCGTAGCTTACATCCTCCTCCTTCGATCGCTCGGGACCTCGGGGGTGAAAGGCAGTGCCGGAAAAAGCCGCCAGCGTGCCATTCTCCTCATCATAACGGTGCTCATCACATTCTTGGTCTGCTTTATTCCCAGTAACGTGATGGTGGTCGTACATTACGCCCTCTTGGGAAATGGTCTGACTAACAACGGCTACGGCTTCTACATCACCACGCTGTGCCTGGCCAGTCTCAACAGCTGCATGGATCCTTTCGTGTACTACTACGTGTCGGAGGAATTCAGGGATCACGTAAAGAACACCCTACTGTGCCGTAGCAGTCGCACGGTGGAGAGGATGAGAGTATCTTTCAGCTCGATGAAATACTCAAAAAAGTCCAAATCGTACACTTCCAGCACGGCAAACACAGAAAGCAGCAACTGCTGA
- the LOC135721814 gene encoding proteinase-activated receptor 1-like yields the protein MGLKTILILMMVVHTCTGESVNGTAHLYNITDLSAVKYNETESPAGEITISDDAVQFLKGLLLTRAMPSFYIFLLVSLPLNALALVTFTCKIKEKKPAVIYMSNLACVDLLFTLLLPLKIHYQLNGSDWVFGEVACRVVTVAFQCYMYCSILLMMCISVDRLLAVVFPMASLTWRTTRGSAYVCVLVWLLAIAGTVPLLSIRQTYKIKKVGITCHDVTPNKEPAQQQNAHLFSVLSSLYFFLPLVITLACYSAIIHALSAKSDQIATLSVISEKRRRAVIMTIAVLIEFVVCFAPTNAILLYHCILLATGHGSGEGNASYMAYLLTLCVGSSSVFLDPLLYYYGSSQCRQQIRSVFWWKKTKGVPTFSVTYT from the exons ATGGGGTTGAAAACGATCTTGATTTTAATGATGGTTGTGCATACATGCACTGGAGAGAGCG TGAACGGCACTGCACATCTGTATAACATCACTGATCTGAGTGCAGTAAAATACAACGAGACTGAATCACCCGCGGGGGAGATAACAATCTCAGACGATGCTGTGCAATTCCTCAAAGGCCTGCTACTCACACGTGCCATGCCCTCTTTCTACATCTTCCTCTTAGTTAGTTTGCCCCTAAATGCATTGGCCCTGGTGACGTTCACCTGTAAGATTAAAGAAAAGAAACCGGCTGTGATCTACATGTCAAACCTGGCGTGTGTGGATCTGCTCTTCACCCTGCTGCTTCCTCTGAAGATCCACTACCAACTGAACGGATCTGATTGGGTGTTTGGTGAGGTGGCGTGTCGCGTGGTAACCGTTGCTTTCCAATGCTACATGTACTGCTCCATACTGCTGATGATGTGCATAAGTGTGGACAGACTGCTGGCTGTCGTTTTCCCCATGGCCTCTCTGACCTGGCGGACAACGCGGGGTTCTGCTTACGTTTGTGTGTTGGTCTGGTTGCTGGCAATTGCTGGCACGGTCCCCCTTCTCTCCATTAGACAGACATATAAGATTAAGAAAGTGGGCATCACCTGCCATGATGTTACTCCCAATAAAGAACCTGCACAGCAGCAGAATGCACACCTGTTCTCCGTTCTATCCTCTCTTTACTTCTTCCTGCCGCTGGTCATCACTTTGGCGTGTTACTCTGCTATTATACATGCACTCAGTGCCAAATCTGATCAAATTGCAACTTTATCAGTAATCTCAGAGAAACGAAGGAGAGCCGTGATTATGACAATCGCTGtgctgatagagtttgtggttTGCTTTGCACCAACCAATGCAATCCTGTTGTACCACTGTATTCTTCTGGCCACAGGACACGGCAGCGGGGAGGGAAACGCATCATATATGGCTTACCTGTTGACTCTGTGTGTGGGGAGCTCAAGTGTTTTTCTGGATCCTCTGCTGTATTACTATGGGTCGTCTCAGTGCAGACAGCAGATCAGATCTGTGTTTTGGTGGAAGAAAACAAAAGGCGTACCCACGTTTTCAGTCACTTACACATAA